The following are encoded in a window of Jeotgalibacillus aurantiacus genomic DNA:
- a CDS encoding nucleotidyltransferase domain-containing protein — protein sequence MNNGFEECHEVHKLMTNFPEKWFIAGGWAIDLAVGRQTREHHDLEIGILRDDQKAVFLYLANWSFRKVVKGELYSWNGEQLELPIHELHGVYQGRELEILLNEHDAEDWVFRRDSSIRRPLEKSILHFGGIPCLAPEIVLLYKSTNPRAKDEKDFKNMLPLLQIDQACWLNDALKIHKPGHHWIKELKCFT from the coding sequence TTGAATAATGGTTTTGAGGAATGTCATGAGGTTCATAAATTGATGACTAACTTTCCTGAAAAATGGTTTATTGCCGGCGGTTGGGCGATTGACCTTGCCGTTGGCCGGCAAACGAGAGAGCATCATGACCTTGAGATTGGGATTTTACGAGATGATCAGAAGGCTGTTTTTTTATATTTGGCAAACTGGTCGTTTCGAAAGGTGGTAAAGGGTGAATTATATTCGTGGAATGGTGAGCAGCTTGAGCTTCCAATTCATGAGTTGCATGGTGTCTATCAGGGTAGAGAGCTTGAAATTTTGTTAAATGAACATGATGCAGAGGACTGGGTGTTTAGAAGAGATTCTTCTATTAGACGACCACTCGAAAAAAGCATCTTACATTTTGGTGGAATCCCCTGCCTTGCACCCGAAATCGTACTTTTGTATAAGTCCACTAACCCGCGTGCAAAGGATGAGAAAGATTTCAAAAACATGCTTCCCCTTCTTCAGATTGATCAGGCATGCTGGCTAAATGATGCCTTAAAGATCCATAAACCAGGTCACCACTGGATCAAAGAATTAAAATGTTTCACGTGA
- a CDS encoding ECF transporter S component, protein MLKSWKLKEVVLMSLFAVVFGIIYLMFLHLGNVWAAVIGPIAYEWIFGIWFIVSIIVMAIIRKPGAAVIPETMAAAIEVMLGNAVGPRLILAGVIQGLGAEAVFAATGYKRYNLAVFMMAGAGAAIFSFVYGYLLGGFAALAPEYVLLMFVIRVMSGAIIAGIGGKYLVDALLATGSLRGYAITKRDAHA, encoded by the coding sequence ATGTTAAAGTCGTGGAAATTGAAAGAAGTCGTATTGATGTCGCTATTTGCTGTTGTATTCGGGATTATTTACCTGATGTTTTTACATCTTGGAAACGTATGGGCAGCGGTGATTGGGCCCATCGCCTATGAATGGATTTTCGGGATTTGGTTTATTGTCTCGATTATTGTGATGGCGATTATTCGCAAGCCGGGTGCTGCGGTGATTCCCGAGACGATGGCTGCTGCCATTGAAGTGATGCTTGGTAATGCGGTCGGACCACGTCTGATTTTAGCCGGTGTCATTCAGGGGCTTGGGGCAGAAGCAGTTTTTGCTGCTACCGGATACAAACGCTATAACCTGGCTGTCTTTATGATGGCAGGAGCCGGAGCGGCTATATTCAGCTTTGTTTACGGCTATCTGCTTGGCGGTTTTGCAGCGCTGGCACCTGAATACGTCCTGCTCATGTTTGTGATTCGCGTGATGAGCGGTGCGATTATTGCCGGAATTGGCGGTAAATATTTAGTGGATGCCCTGCTCGCAACAGGCTCACTTCGTGGTTATGCGATTACGAAACGTGATGCGCATGCCTGA
- a CDS encoding ring-cleaving dioxygenase, which produces MKELKGIHHVTAITSSAEKNYEFFTYVLGMRLVKKTVNQDDIQTYHLFFADDTGSPGTDMTFFDFPGIPKGNHGTNEISKTSFRVPSDAAIDYWVERFDRLGVKHKGVKEQFGKKTLSFVDFDDQQYQLISDEGNEGVASGTPWQNGPIPLEYAITGLGPIFVRVAQFDYFKEMLEKVLLFKEVAEEKSFHLFETGEGGNGSQIIVEHNTFLPQAQQGYGTVHHAAFRLEDRDMLDDWDERMKGFGFPTSGFVDRFFFKSLYVRVAPQILFEFATDGPGFMGDEPYETLGEKLSLPPFLEPKRGEIEAAVRPIDTVRSTKTFEKE; this is translated from the coding sequence ATTAAAGAATTAAAAGGAATCCACCACGTGACGGCGATCACCAGCAGTGCGGAGAAGAACTATGAGTTTTTTACGTATGTACTCGGCATGCGTCTCGTGAAAAAAACGGTCAACCAGGATGATATCCAGACGTATCACCTGTTCTTTGCAGACGATACTGGCAGTCCGGGAACCGATATGACCTTTTTTGATTTTCCTGGCATTCCAAAAGGGAATCATGGTACAAACGAAATTTCAAAAACATCCTTCCGCGTACCAAGTGATGCGGCGATTGACTACTGGGTCGAGCGTTTTGACCGTCTAGGCGTCAAGCATAAAGGAGTAAAAGAGCAGTTTGGCAAAAAGACCTTATCGTTTGTTGATTTCGATGATCAGCAGTATCAGCTCATTTCAGATGAAGGAAATGAGGGAGTAGCGTCAGGGACACCGTGGCAAAATGGGCCGATTCCGCTGGAGTATGCGATTACAGGCCTCGGACCGATCTTTGTCCGCGTAGCGCAGTTCGATTATTTTAAAGAAATGCTTGAAAAAGTGCTGCTGTTTAAAGAAGTAGCGGAGGAAAAGTCTTTTCACCTGTTTGAAACAGGGGAGGGAGGAAACGGTTCACAAATCATCGTGGAACACAACACGTTCCTGCCGCAGGCACAACAGGGCTACGGAACGGTCCATCATGCCGCCTTCCGCCTTGAGGATCGCGACATGCTCGATGATTGGGATGAGCGCATGAAAGGCTTCGGTTTCCCGACATCCGGTTTTGTAGACCGCTTTTTCTTTAAATCCCTATACGTGCGGGTTGCGCCGCAGATTCTTTTTGAATTTGCCACAGACGGTCCCGGCTTTATGGGAGATGAGCCATACGAAACGCTTGGTGAAAAGCTGTCCCTGCCACCGTTTCTTGAGCCGAAACGGGGAGAAATCGAGGCCGCGGTTCGCCCGATTGATACCGTCAGAAGTACGAAGACATTTGAAAAAGAATAA
- a CDS encoding ABC transporter ATP-binding protein, whose protein sequence is MKIVEVVHVSKSFSKTPVLKNVSFTLGEGEIVGLIGPSGSGKTTLVKTIIGMEKADEGEVMVRGKRMPDRLMLNQLGYMAQSDALYMELSAKEQLQFFAKLYKVPAKDRNERIRVCMALVDLEKELNKKVSQYSGGMKRRLSLAMTLLHQPELLVLDEPTVGIDPRLRKEIWEELTLLKEQGNSILVTTHVMDEAERCDRLILLLEGRVLAAGTPDELKQQFQTNSIESIFLKEREVS, encoded by the coding sequence ATGAAAATAGTAGAGGTTGTTCATGTATCCAAGTCATTTAGTAAGACACCTGTTTTGAAAAATGTTTCTTTTACGCTGGGAGAAGGAGAAATCGTTGGACTAATTGGACCGTCGGGATCCGGTAAAACAACGCTCGTGAAAACGATTATTGGCATGGAAAAAGCTGATGAGGGTGAGGTGATGGTTCGGGGAAAGAGAATGCCTGATCGATTGATGTTAAATCAGTTAGGTTACATGGCACAATCAGATGCTTTGTATATGGAATTGAGCGCAAAGGAACAGCTCCAGTTTTTTGCAAAGCTATATAAGGTACCTGCAAAAGACAGAAATGAGCGTATTCGTGTCTGCATGGCATTGGTTGATTTAGAAAAAGAGCTGAATAAAAAAGTGAGCCAATATTCCGGTGGGATGAAAAGACGACTTTCACTTGCGATGACATTACTGCATCAACCGGAATTACTGGTTCTTGATGAGCCGACTGTTGGCATAGACCCAAGACTGCGAAAAGAAATATGGGAAGAGTTAACGCTATTGAAAGAGCAGGGGAACTCCATTCTTGTGACAACACATGTGATGGATGAGGCAGAACGTTGCGACCGCCTTATTCTTTTACTCGAAGGTCGTGTACTGGCCGCAGGAACTCCAGATGAATTAAAACAGCAATTTCAAACAAATTCAATCGAATCTATCTTCCTTAAAGAAAGAGAAGTGAGTTGA
- the hxlA gene encoding 3-hexulose-6-phosphate synthase — MKLQLALDLVDIPGAIDVVKEVEDYIDVVEIGTPVVINEGLKAVKEVKSAFPNLTVLADLKIMDAAGYEVSQASEAGADIITILGAAEDESIRGAVEEAKKQGKEILVDMIAVKDIETRAKELDALGVDYICVHTGYDLQAVGQDSFKDLATIKRVVKNTKTAVAGGIKLEQLPEVIEQQPDLVIVGGGITGQDDKKATAKEMQRLIKGA, encoded by the coding sequence ATGAAATTACAATTAGCATTAGATCTTGTAGACATTCCTGGCGCAATTGACGTGGTAAAGGAAGTAGAGGACTATATTGATGTGGTCGAAATCGGTACACCGGTTGTCATTAATGAAGGGCTTAAGGCCGTAAAAGAAGTCAAGTCGGCATTTCCCAATCTGACTGTACTGGCCGACCTTAAAATTATGGATGCAGCAGGCTATGAAGTGAGTCAGGCTTCTGAAGCCGGAGCGGATATCATTACAATTTTAGGTGCGGCAGAGGACGAGTCGATCAGAGGTGCTGTTGAGGAAGCGAAAAAGCAGGGCAAAGAAATACTGGTTGATATGATTGCTGTAAAAGATATTGAAACCCGTGCGAAGGAGCTGGACGCACTTGGCGTAGACTACATCTGCGTACACACTGGCTACGACCTTCAGGCGGTTGGACAGGATTCCTTTAAGGATCTTGCGACAATCAAGCGCGTCGTGAAAAACACAAAGACAGCTGTAGCAGGCGGAATTAAGCTCGAGCAGCTGCCGGAAGTGATTGAGCAACAGCCGGATCTCGTCATTGTTGGCGGCGGCATCACAGGACAGGATGATAAAAAGGCAACGGCCAAAGAAATGCAAAGGCTGATCAAAGGAGCATAA
- a CDS encoding ABC transporter permease: MRVLAVAGRIVQQIFRDHRTLALMLVAPLFILTLIYFLFQTNQDSVATIGVVNLSDSMLEQLAEADIDIVSYASDQSVQERLLTDELDGYFVWDNETLNITYNASATTSTGVVKAQVARMQQQHFAGQVEEVLSRAAEAGVIAPDQTPVPLEVEETFAFGHDDTTFFDTISPFLIGFFVFFFVFLISGISLLRERTTGTLERLLSTPIKRSDIVFGYIIGYGIFAIIQTVIVVIYSTYVLDIQNTGSIWNVLLINSFIAFVALAFGLLLSTFANSELQMVQFIPIVVIPQIFFAGLLPVDSLQNWLQTVAKIMPLYYGGDALKAVMIYGQGINDIYLNLLILLLIGVMLTIVNIRALRKYRKI; this comes from the coding sequence ATGAGAGTATTAGCCGTTGCGGGAAGAATCGTTCAACAGATTTTCAGAGATCACAGAACGCTAGCTTTGATGCTGGTGGCACCATTATTTATCCTGACACTGATTTACTTTCTGTTTCAGACAAATCAGGATTCGGTTGCCACAATCGGAGTAGTTAACCTATCAGATTCCATGCTTGAACAGCTTGCAGAAGCAGATATCGATATTGTTTCCTATGCTTCTGACCAATCGGTTCAGGAGCGCTTATTGACAGATGAGCTTGACGGTTATTTTGTATGGGACAATGAAACGCTAAACATTACTTACAATGCCAGCGCTACGACTTCAACCGGAGTAGTAAAAGCACAGGTGGCACGTATGCAACAGCAGCATTTTGCCGGCCAGGTGGAAGAAGTCCTCTCGCGTGCTGCTGAAGCAGGGGTGATTGCTCCTGACCAGACACCGGTTCCTTTAGAAGTTGAAGAGACATTTGCATTTGGACATGACGACACTACTTTTTTTGACACGATCAGTCCTTTTTTAATCGGCTTTTTCGTTTTTTTCTTTGTTTTCCTGATCTCAGGTATCTCCCTTCTTCGCGAACGGACCACCGGCACACTTGAAAGGCTTCTCAGCACGCCTATTAAACGGTCTGACATCGTTTTCGGCTATATTATCGGATATGGAATCTTTGCCATCATTCAAACAGTTATTGTCGTGATTTATAGTACGTATGTACTTGATATTCAAAATACAGGAAGCATCTGGAACGTATTGTTGATCAACAGTTTCATTGCTTTTGTAGCGCTTGCCTTCGGATTGCTGTTATCCACCTTTGCAAACTCGGAGCTGCAAATGGTTCAATTCATTCCAATCGTTGTAATTCCACAGATATTCTTTGCAGGATTACTGCCGGTAGATTCACTTCAAAACTGGCTGCAGACTGTTGCTAAAATCATGCCGCTTTATTATGGGGGAGATGCGTTAAAGGCAGTCATGATTTACGGTCAGGGGATCAATGATATCTATCTCAATCTACTCATCTTATTGCTGATTGGGGTCATGCTGACCATTGTTAATATTCGTGCACTGAGAAAATATAGAAAGATTTAA
- a CDS encoding sigma factor has protein sequence MNRINRQVPSKTGTGCIMQEHDQKLITLLHNQNEEAIALLIEQYGGLIKSIIRKQLTVEDQDFEECLDDTILAIWQNIGAYDPAKNTLKHWVAAVAKYKAIDYQRKQIR, from the coding sequence ATGAATCGTATTAACAGGCAGGTACCGAGTAAAACAGGAACGGGGTGTATCATGCAGGAGCACGATCAAAAGCTTATAACCCTTTTACACAATCAAAACGAAGAGGCGATCGCTCTTCTGATTGAGCAGTATGGAGGACTGATTAAATCGATTATCCGAAAGCAGCTCACTGTTGAAGATCAGGATTTTGAAGAATGTCTGGACGATACGATTCTTGCCATCTGGCAAAACATCGGGGCATATGATCCAGCTAAAAATACGTTAAAACACTGGGTGGCGGCTGTAGCGAAATATAAAGCCATCGACTATCAGCGGAAGCAAATCAGGTAG
- a CDS encoding TetR/AcrR family transcriptional regulator, which produces MKQDLRVKKTKKAIHDALITLVKEKDFSRISVRDLCETAEINRGTFYLHYLDKFDLLEQLQQELLDRLWQIVTIRLTEKMHQLSSKPDILLLFATELFTYVDQEADTFYMLLVDAIDPSFQEKIKDLIKRNMLRLTDHETVSTAVPIDYVMAYVTSAAVGILQHWLQRGRTNPPEELARMIVQINLNGPMRMLNA; this is translated from the coding sequence ATGAAGCAGGATTTGCGTGTTAAAAAAACAAAGAAAGCGATACATGATGCGTTAATAACACTGGTTAAAGAGAAGGATTTTTCACGGATCAGTGTTAGAGATCTTTGCGAAACGGCTGAAATTAATAGAGGAACATTCTATTTACACTACCTGGACAAGTTTGATCTGCTTGAACAACTTCAACAGGAATTACTTGATCGACTGTGGCAGATTGTAACGATCAGGTTGACTGAAAAAATGCACCAGTTGTCATCTAAGCCGGATATCCTTCTTCTATTTGCAACTGAATTGTTTACTTACGTTGATCAGGAAGCTGACACCTTTTATATGCTGCTGGTGGATGCAATCGATCCTTCTTTTCAGGAAAAAATCAAAGACCTGATCAAAAGAAATATGCTGAGACTGACTGATCACGAGACCGTTTCCACGGCTGTTCCGATTGATTACGTGATGGCGTATGTAACAAGTGCTGCAGTCGGTATTCTTCAGCACTGGCTTCAGCGTGGCAGAACTAATCCCCCTGAAGAGCTTGCCAGAATGATCGTACAAATCAACCTGAATGGACCTATGAGAATGTTAAATGCTTGA
- a CDS encoding DUF2975 domain-containing protein, with protein MSKNSIRFLKATLVIISLTIIALSVFLLPYAADQSVAMDPAYAYLKWPVLLGIYSTLIPFFIAIYQSFLLLNLIRHKAAFSRRSAIHFKTISYCAQAIIILYVAGAVMLASQGVLHPGIALLGLGIIFASAVIAIFSTVLRKLSQQAAAMKSELDLTV; from the coding sequence TTGAGTAAAAACTCAATTCGTTTTTTAAAAGCAACACTCGTTATCATCAGTCTAACCATTATCGCATTAAGTGTGTTTTTGCTTCCGTACGCAGCAGACCAGAGTGTGGCAATGGACCCGGCATACGCCTATCTGAAGTGGCCGGTTCTTCTTGGGATTTACAGCACACTGATTCCGTTTTTTATTGCCATTTATCAGTCGTTTTTGCTATTAAACTTAATCCGGCATAAGGCAGCATTTTCACGTCGATCAGCTATCCATTTCAAAACAATCAGCTATTGTGCTCAGGCCATTATCATTTTATATGTTGCCGGAGCCGTCATGCTTGCATCACAAGGTGTGCTTCATCCCGGGATTGCGCTTCTCGGTTTAGGTATCATATTTGCATCAGCGGTCATTGCCATTTTTTCAACCGTGTTGCGAAAGCTTTCGCAACAGGCAGCCGCGATGAAGTCTGAACTGGATTTAACAGTTTAA
- a CDS encoding Ykof family thiamine-binding protein, translating into MECGTSNIVGCRFSLHPMTGDFISVIKGALEATDLSAVWRHTDDVSTVIRGQEQHVFNVIKAITLHAAKTGAHVAMNATFSAGCPGDTAGDVYMEVDPAVKNHDETKQYVSSQFALYPMNNPDYMSVIYREVDRAKERGVFNDSMHYASGIHGDIHDVFAFYEETFGKARSGEHRHLVMTVSMSINSPSHKG; encoded by the coding sequence ATGGAATGTGGAACAAGTAACATTGTCGGGTGCCGGTTTTCGCTGCATCCGATGACAGGTGATTTTATTTCGGTGATTAAAGGAGCGCTTGAGGCAACGGATCTTTCGGCTGTGTGGCGTCATACAGACGATGTGTCGACTGTGATTCGCGGACAGGAGCAGCACGTTTTCAACGTCATTAAAGCGATTACGCTTCATGCTGCTAAAACGGGTGCGCATGTGGCGATGAATGCGACTTTTTCAGCGGGCTGCCCCGGGGATACGGCTGGTGATGTGTATATGGAAGTTGATCCTGCTGTGAAAAATCATGACGAGACAAAGCAGTATGTGTCGTCACAGTTTGCGCTTTACCCGATGAATAACCCTGATTACATGAGTGTGATTTATAGAGAAGTAGACCGTGCGAAGGAACGCGGTGTCTTTAATGATTCCATGCATTATGCGAGCGGCATTCACGGTGATATTCACGATGTATTTGCGTTTTATGAAGAGACTTTTGGAAAGGCGCGTTCGGGTGAGCACCGTCACCTGGTCATGACGGTTTCAATGAGTATTAACAGTCCGTCGCATAAGGGCTGA
- a CDS encoding GNAT family N-acetyltransferase, whose product MIKNGVTVLNRITEENRAAVRRFFEEHWGSSEMVLSSGTYDCSALNGFYTGSALHITGLVTYIIKENVIEVISLDSVEEGRGIGSQLMNKVEDEALSKGIKIIELMTTNDNLHALKFYQRRGYHLAALFPGAVEKAREKKPSIPLMSENGIPIRDEILLRKDLII is encoded by the coding sequence ATGATTAAAAACGGAGTGACTGTTTTGAATCGCATTACAGAAGAAAATAGAGCAGCGGTCAGGAGATTTTTTGAAGAACATTGGGGAAGCAGTGAAATGGTTTTATCGAGCGGTACTTATGATTGTTCAGCATTGAATGGCTTTTACACAGGAAGCGCTCTCCATATTACTGGATTAGTCACTTATATCATTAAAGAGAATGTCATTGAAGTGATTTCACTCGACAGTGTGGAAGAAGGCAGAGGAATAGGCAGTCAGCTGATGAACAAGGTTGAAGATGAAGCCTTGAGCAAAGGGATTAAGATAATTGAGTTGATGACGACAAACGATAATCTTCACGCGCTGAAATTTTATCAAAGACGGGGCTACCATCTCGCCGCACTTTTTCCGGGTGCAGTAGAAAAAGCCCGCGAGAAAAAGCCGTCTATTCCGCTCATGAGTGAGAATGGCATTCCGATACGTGATGAAATTCTTTTACGAAAGGATTTGATCATTTGA
- a CDS encoding helix-hairpin-helix domain-containing protein, translating into MTNKTPLPRDLSQPAKRALAQKEIDSLEIVAHYTEKELLALHGVGPKTIRQLKEEMEKQQLSFKTN; encoded by the coding sequence ATGACAAATAAAACGCCTCTGCCCCGGGATTTGAGCCAGCCTGCAAAACGTGCTCTTGCACAAAAAGAAATTGATTCACTTGAAATCGTTGCCCACTATACCGAAAAAGAACTTCTTGCCCTGCACGGCGTTGGTCCAAAGACCATCCGCCAGCTAAAAGAAGAGATGGAGAAGCAGCAGCTTTCATTTAAGACGAATTAA
- a CDS encoding RNA polymerase sigma factor — MTDELFSQQDAREQADLEELLAPLSAEEQKLFRQYYANGQSSKEIAAEWNVRESWIHNKLSRGRKKIRHMLISRSEV; from the coding sequence CTGACGGATGAACTGTTTTCGCAACAGGACGCTCGGGAACAAGCCGACCTTGAAGAGCTGCTCGCTCCCTTATCTGCTGAGGAGCAAAAGCTGTTTCGTCAGTATTATGCCAATGGTCAGTCATCAAAAGAGATTGCTGCAGAGTGGAATGTAAGGGAATCCTGGATCCACAACAAACTCTCACGCGGACGCAAAAAAATCAGACACATGCTGATATCAAGAAGTGAGGTGTAG
- a CDS encoding winged helix-turn-helix transcriptional regulator, translating into MPHFETRSFNCEKELTLAIIGGKWKMLILWHLGKEGTKRFSELKELIPGITPRMLVNQLRELEQHGIVHREVYAVVPPKVEYSLTKHGKSLMPILEAMYAWGKDYVKDVLGDESLIQSDAK; encoded by the coding sequence ATGCCACATTTTGAAACACGTTCATTTAACTGTGAAAAAGAATTAACACTTGCGATTATCGGTGGGAAGTGGAAGATGCTGATTTTATGGCACCTCGGAAAAGAAGGAACGAAACGATTCAGTGAGTTAAAAGAACTGATTCCGGGAATCACCCCGAGAATGCTTGTTAACCAGCTTCGGGAGCTTGAGCAGCATGGAATCGTGCATCGTGAAGTGTATGCAGTTGTTCCGCCAAAAGTGGAATATTCTTTAACTAAACACGGCAAATCACTGATGCCGATCTTAGAAGCGATGTATGCCTGGGGTAAGGATTATGTGAAGGACGTTCTTGGAGATGAAAGCCTGATTCAGTCTGACGCGAAATAA
- a CDS encoding PH domain-containing protein has product MQMTLKHVQEQMSENDRILAHIRCSLDTYIYSRVARPGILAVTEKEVIFVANAVGGYDLVERYTHEKIERAALKKWIFSPYIYMKLHGGAKKFKHLMDENGDELVEIINQK; this is encoded by the coding sequence ATGCAAATGACATTAAAACATGTCCAGGAACAAATGTCTGAAAATGATCGTATACTTGCCCATATCAGATGTTCCCTGGACACCTATATCTATAGCCGGGTGGCAAGACCGGGCATTCTGGCAGTAACGGAAAAAGAAGTCATTTTTGTAGCAAACGCAGTAGGAGGATATGATCTAGTCGAGCGCTACACGCATGAAAAAATAGAGCGCGCCGCACTGAAAAAGTGGATATTCAGTCCCTACATTTACATGAAACTGCACGGAGGAGCAAAAAAATTTAAACACCTCATGGACGAGAATGGGGACGAACTGGTGGAAATCATTAATCAAAAATGA
- a CDS encoding DUF4179 domain-containing protein → MSIYNELNNLNLDIEEFDELSHFEQKKWARRVQKKIKPKKRHNLKIITVAVLMLSVIPVSFYLSAPLVADQPHVGGTIEEFVNQVSPPDYSAYKVQIGETAENEYGKLTVNEIMLDAGRILISSTFEPAAGVEFSYREHLLGNAKLNGQDISYPSGGQSIDEPGNAFTIYSEFDVYDLPESQDFQLELEINRVLRSEVDPEIIQNPWTFTLNLPGEQMKSHVQEIQLDQTVTLYDGRKVELEKLAVGPASVLVIFDATGLEDSFRLKINSGNESVIDIKTDGVSEDSLSMIRYWFEGDIPEEFILTPYDELNEVNLGDEIIISP, encoded by the coding sequence ATGAGTATTTATAACGAGTTAAATAACTTGAATCTGGATATAGAAGAATTCGATGAGCTGTCCCATTTCGAGCAGAAGAAATGGGCGCGCAGGGTACAAAAAAAGATCAAACCGAAAAAGCGTCACAATTTAAAGATCATTACTGTAGCGGTCCTCATGCTCTCAGTTATCCCAGTAAGCTTTTACTTATCTGCGCCACTCGTGGCCGACCAGCCACATGTCGGCGGGACCATTGAAGAATTCGTCAATCAGGTTTCACCACCCGATTATTCAGCTTATAAAGTCCAGATTGGAGAAACAGCAGAAAATGAATACGGGAAACTGACGGTGAATGAAATCATGCTCGATGCCGGACGCATCCTGATCAGCTCAACATTTGAGCCGGCTGCCGGGGTGGAGTTTAGTTATAGAGAACATTTATTAGGGAACGCAAAGCTGAACGGCCAGGATATCTCCTATCCATCAGGTGGACAATCTATTGATGAACCGGGAAATGCCTTTACTATCTACTCTGAATTCGATGTCTATGATCTTCCTGAAAGCCAAGACTTTCAATTGGAACTAGAAATAAACAGAGTATTGAGAAGTGAAGTGGACCCTGAAATAATCCAAAATCCATGGACATTTACATTAAACCTTCCAGGAGAGCAAATGAAGAGTCACGTGCAAGAAATCCAGTTAGATCAAACGGTCACATTGTATGATGGACGTAAAGTCGAACTTGAAAAACTTGCAGTGGGTCCAGCATCAGTTTTGGTCATTTTTGATGCAACTGGTCTAGAAGATTCATTTCGATTAAAAATAAATTCGGGCAATGAGTCTGTGATAGATATAAAGACTGATGGTGTTTCGGAGGACTCACTTTCAATGATCAGATATTGGTTTGAAGGGGATATTCCTGAGGAGTTTATTCTTACACCGTATGATGAATTAAACGAAGTAAACTTGGGTGATGAAATCATCATATCTCCTTAA
- the hxlB gene encoding 6-phospho-3-hexuloisomerase, whose amino-acid sequence MKTADYVTTIVDELNQSTGQISNQDVQQLADQILASDKVFVTGAGRSGLMGKAFAMRLMHMGIDAYVVGETVTANLEEGDLLVIGTGSGETSSLIPVVQKAKKLNGIVAAVTITPDSTIGALADLTVKLPGAKKDQEDEKQTIQPMGSLFEQTLLLFYDAVILSIMDQRGLDSNKMYGKHANLE is encoded by the coding sequence ATGAAAACGGCTGACTATGTAACAACCATTGTTGATGAACTGAATCAGTCAACCGGACAAATCTCCAATCAGGATGTGCAACAGCTGGCTGATCAGATCCTGGCTTCTGATAAGGTATTCGTAACAGGAGCGGGCCGTTCAGGATTAATGGGAAAGGCTTTTGCAATGCGTCTTATGCACATGGGTATTGACGCTTATGTAGTAGGGGAGACTGTCACAGCCAATTTAGAAGAGGGAGATCTCCTTGTTATCGGTACAGGTTCCGGTGAAACATCCTCTCTCATTCCTGTCGTGCAAAAAGCGAAAAAGCTAAACGGAATAGTCGCAGCTGTAACCATTACACCCGATTCAACGATCGGTGCATTGGCAGACTTAACCGTGAAATTGCCTGGTGCCAAAAAGGATCAGGAGGACGAAAAGCAGACCATTCAGCCAATGGGGTCCCTTTTCGAACAAACGCTTCTCCTGTTTTATGATGCGGTCATTTTAAGCATCATGGATCAGCGTGGGCTTGATTCTAATAAAATGTATGGAAAACATGCCAATCTTGAATGA